A region of Marnyiella aurantia DNA encodes the following proteins:
- a CDS encoding gluzincin family metallopeptidase has protein sequence MKRIFAGLLFGGFFVLASAQRDSIYIQATLAGDLRTLNVSQEMRYYNKSDSAQTEVQLLNWIAAYKNRGTALYDRKIEDRNKELHFAQPQELGRLKSLNIQTDLSSALTLSDLNSENLYIPLPQKLEPGESLKLQLNYQLQLPLAKFTGYGTSEQNIALKYFFLVPDSFAEANGKERKFLDIEETANHSTHWTVNLDLPTDYHSKSNLAEIHPNYYSGLLKGDPEFLISFNIYPTLTFQTGETQTKIDFGYRLDAEEQQHLKNKIPQQLQYLQSKTGLVPPKIFISEKFRKKEDFFGNDDIAFWKFRFPLFTKEENADLDYFSIISKNILEQELITNKDDDHWFKNGIKTYLELQYLKKYYGDHKLLGQLTEASILRIKPLKLFHASRLKLIERYGIAYQYMMTQNLDQKIDEDFKGLSNFNEMTVSNFETGSLLNFVAEKMGTSDFEDFLSEYLQSNAAQQIDTGHFLDRLAMRSHYSSVFLENLMSRKHRVNFNLKKFKRAEGNLEVTVRKNTYDPVPFKLETISEEGGTKTHWFGTPEHPSQDVYIVPEMDTDKIVINSGHFFPEKNFRDNYLYTKGLFSNMKKIKLKLIKDIPNPEYNEIYLNPRLTFNAYDKVLLGLNFRNESLFNHKFAYSLTPYYSTGTGQMTGSGSVTYSIMPPESFFQSLNMGVSGSYFHYDYDLSYRKFTASASINFAKNPRSAISRSLGVSFNHYEKDLTPEMVFENEYEQYNLWNVNYGFADNRLIHEKFFGAYVQGMQDFNKVAAEATYRYEYAANKKIAFRLFAGYFLNNKTRNDIFDFGISRVSNYSFSYGLLGQSATSGLLSQQFVLADGGFKSLIDSTANQWITSFNVDSHIWKMFNIYADAGMYKNRSSDPKFIWDSGVKVRIIPDFLEVYLPVYSTLGFEPSFKDYAQRIRFTLVLNLSAVVNTARRGWY, from the coding sequence TTGAAAAGGATATTTGCAGGTTTATTGTTTGGGGGATTTTTTGTGCTGGCATCTGCACAAAGAGACAGCATCTATATACAGGCCACACTTGCTGGGGACCTAAGGACGCTGAATGTATCCCAGGAAATGCGATATTACAACAAATCCGATTCGGCCCAAACAGAAGTACAGCTGCTAAACTGGATTGCGGCCTATAAAAACCGTGGAACTGCACTTTACGACAGGAAAATAGAAGACCGGAATAAGGAACTTCACTTCGCACAACCCCAGGAATTAGGCAGACTGAAATCATTGAATATCCAAACTGATTTATCCAGTGCTTTAACTTTATCAGATCTTAATTCCGAAAACCTCTACATTCCTCTACCGCAAAAACTTGAGCCGGGTGAGAGTTTAAAATTGCAGCTCAACTATCAGCTTCAGCTTCCATTGGCAAAATTTACCGGTTATGGAACCTCCGAACAGAATATCGCACTGAAATATTTTTTCCTGGTTCCGGACAGTTTCGCTGAAGCCAACGGAAAAGAACGAAAGTTTCTGGATATCGAAGAAACAGCCAACCACAGCACCCACTGGACTGTTAATCTGGATTTACCTACCGATTACCATTCGAAAAGCAACCTTGCGGAAATACATCCCAATTATTATTCAGGCTTGCTGAAAGGTGATCCTGAATTTCTTATCTCATTTAACATTTATCCAACCCTGACTTTTCAAACAGGAGAGACACAGACAAAAATTGATTTTGGCTACCGCCTGGATGCCGAAGAGCAGCAGCATCTTAAAAATAAAATTCCGCAGCAGCTGCAATACCTGCAAAGCAAAACGGGACTTGTACCCCCAAAAATTTTCATTTCAGAAAAATTCAGGAAGAAGGAAGATTTTTTCGGTAATGATGATATAGCGTTCTGGAAGTTCCGCTTTCCGCTGTTTACCAAGGAAGAGAATGCAGACCTCGATTATTTCAGCATCATATCCAAAAATATCCTGGAACAGGAACTGATCACAAATAAAGATGACGACCACTGGTTTAAAAACGGTATCAAAACCTACCTTGAACTTCAGTACCTCAAAAAGTATTACGGAGACCATAAATTGCTGGGGCAGCTTACAGAGGCCTCCATTTTAAGAATCAAACCGCTGAAACTCTTTCATGCTTCCCGTCTTAAACTGATTGAGCGCTACGGCATAGCCTACCAGTACATGATGACGCAAAATCTTGATCAGAAAATTGATGAAGACTTCAAAGGCCTCAGCAATTTCAATGAAATGACGGTGAGCAACTTTGAAACCGGCAGTCTGCTGAACTTTGTGGCCGAGAAAATGGGCACATCTGATTTTGAAGACTTTCTAAGTGAATATCTTCAGTCCAATGCTGCACAGCAGATTGACACCGGTCATTTCCTGGACAGACTGGCTATGCGCTCCCATTACTCCTCTGTATTTTTGGAGAACCTCATGTCGCGCAAGCACAGGGTTAACTTTAACCTGAAAAAATTTAAAAGGGCCGAAGGCAATCTGGAGGTTACAGTTCGCAAGAATACCTACGATCCGGTACCTTTTAAACTGGAGACAATTTCAGAAGAGGGAGGTACTAAAACACATTGGTTCGGTACACCGGAACATCCATCGCAGGACGTGTATATCGTTCCCGAGATGGATACAGATAAAATCGTAATAAACAGCGGACATTTTTTTCCGGAGAAGAATTTCCGTGACAATTACCTGTATACGAAAGGTTTATTCAGCAACATGAAAAAGATTAAGCTGAAGCTTATCAAGGACATTCCAAACCCTGAATACAATGAGATTTATCTGAATCCGCGACTTACCTTCAATGCGTATGACAAAGTTTTGCTCGGCCTGAATTTCCGGAATGAGTCTCTCTTCAACCATAAATTTGCTTACTCACTGACCCCTTATTACAGTACGGGAACCGGGCAGATGACGGGTTCGGGAAGTGTGACCTACAGCATAATGCCGCCCGAAAGCTTTTTCCAAAGTCTGAATATGGGAGTTTCTGGCTCATATTTCCACTATGATTATGACCTGAGCTACCGCAAGTTTACGGCAAGTGCTTCAATTAATTTTGCAAAGAATCCGCGCAGCGCAATCTCGCGGAGTTTAGGTGTTTCATTCAATCATTATGAAAAGGACCTTACTCCGGAAATGGTATTCGAAAATGAATATGAGCAGTATAACCTTTGGAATGTGAACTATGGGTTTGCAGATAACCGACTGATCCATGAAAAGTTTTTTGGGGCCTATGTACAGGGAATGCAGGATTTCAACAAAGTGGCAGCTGAAGCCACCTACAGATATGAATACGCAGCAAACAAAAAAATCGCGTTCCGGTTGTTTGCAGGTTATTTTCTGAACAACAAAACACGTAATGACATTTTCGATTTTGGAATCTCGCGTGTTTCCAATTACTCATTCTCCTATGGCCTGTTGGGTCAGAGTGCGACATCAGGTTTGCTGTCCCAGCAATTTGTACTGGCCGACGGCGGATTCAAATCTTTGATAGATTCTACAGCCAATCAGTGGATTACTTCCTTTAATGTCGATTCTCACATCTGGAAGATGTTCAATATTTATGCTGATGCGGGTATGTATAAAAACAGATCGTCAGATCCGAAATTCATCTGGGATTCCGGGGTGAAGGTGCGTATCATTCCGGATTTCCTGGAGGTTTACCTTCCGGTCTACTCCACCCTGGGTTTTGAACCTTCGTTTAAGGACTATGCGCAGCGAATAAGGTTTACCCTTGTACTAAACCTGAGCGCTGTGGTGAATACAGCCAGAAGAGGTTGGTATTGA
- a CDS encoding YceI family protein yields MKKFMSLFLLTMLTVSVYAQKVLVSDPAHSRIQFSVIHLTINDIVGNFETANLTINADEKNFLNSKMSFDVDVNSINTHIEARDNHLRSADFFDVANHPTMTFTSTSITKGKQKNYYNVNGNLTMHGVTKPVSVVLVYRGSVVNQMNKKDTHGYQVMATIKRSDFNVGPGFPEAVISDQVRIKGDFELTQK; encoded by the coding sequence ATGAAAAAATTTATGTCTTTATTTTTGCTGACCATGCTTACTGTTAGTGTGTATGCACAGAAAGTACTGGTGAGCGACCCCGCACACTCCAGAATCCAGTTTTCGGTAATTCACCTTACGATAAATGATATCGTCGGTAATTTTGAGACCGCAAATCTTACAATCAACGCGGATGAGAAAAATTTCCTGAATTCAAAAATGAGCTTTGATGTAGATGTAAATTCAATCAATACTCATATTGAAGCCCGTGATAATCACCTCAGAAGCGCTGATTTCTTTGATGTAGCCAACCATCCGACAATGACGTTCACTTCGACTTCCATTACCAAAGGAAAACAGAAAAACTATTATAATGTGAACGGTAACCTTACTATGCACGGAGTTACAAAACCTGTTTCAGTTGTACTTGTATACCGTGGTTCTGTTGTAAACCAGATGAACAAAAAGGATACCCACGGTTATCAGGTAATGGCTACAATTAAAAGATCTGATTTTAATGTAGGTCCAGGTTTCCCGGAAGCCGTAATAAGCGATCAGGTTAGGATAAAAGGTGACTTTGAATTAACGCAGAAGTAA
- a CDS encoding DsbA family oxidoreductase, translating into MKINIWSDVRCPFCYVGKKKFEKALSQFPEAAGVQVEWHSFQLDPNLETQADRDPFDFFAEKKGISRQQAEAMHNHASAVGKEAGIDFNFKDQKVANSYNAHLLIQLAKTKDLGNEVEEALFRAQFLEAKNIDEEAALVAIGKEIGLSEEEVKNALSSDELAYAVAQDMQMASKLGISSVPFFVFNDKYGVSGAQQPELFLEILQKSWKEFSEGDKGLQIINGDSCDTGGNCN; encoded by the coding sequence ATGAAAATAAATATCTGGAGTGACGTACGCTGTCCGTTCTGTTATGTAGGTAAAAAGAAATTCGAAAAGGCACTGTCCCAGTTTCCGGAAGCTGCCGGTGTGCAGGTGGAATGGCATAGCTTCCAGCTGGATCCAAATTTGGAAACCCAGGCCGACCGTGATCCATTTGATTTCTTTGCGGAAAAGAAAGGCATTTCCAGACAACAGGCCGAAGCCATGCACAACCACGCTTCCGCAGTCGGCAAAGAGGCCGGAATTGACTTTAACTTTAAAGATCAGAAAGTCGCCAATTCCTACAACGCGCATCTGCTGATTCAGTTGGCGAAGACCAAAGATTTGGGAAATGAGGTGGAAGAGGCTCTTTTCCGTGCACAGTTTCTGGAGGCAAAGAATATTGATGAAGAGGCGGCACTTGTTGCCATTGGAAAAGAGATAGGTCTGTCAGAAGAGGAAGTAAAAAATGCGCTCTCGTCTGATGAGCTGGCGTACGCTGTTGCTCAGGATATGCAGATGGCCTCCAAATTGGGCATCAGTTCGGTTCCTTTCTTTGTTTTCAACGATAAGTACGGAGTGTCGGGTGCACAGCAACCCGAACTTTTTTTGGAAATTCTGCAAAAATCCTGGAAGGAATTTTCCGAAGGCGACAAGGGCCTACAGATCATAAACGGCGATAGTTGCGATACTGGGGGAAACTGCAACTGA
- a CDS encoding helix-turn-helix domain-containing protein → MSVRFYKPHPAMRPYVQNLGYINLAPGLDGDANFDFFPHGFSGLILNLAPDRMIYDAVQDCELKTFFRFSGQFDSHRTYRCRTAHFVFINFTPYGAYFLLGLPQDEFRNSKIEMEDIFPKLKAFCTLLEDLGSNADVILRVLQSWLLQKARSVTSTSCGTMEYAISRIRQGSGTASVRNLCSDVAMSITSLEDHFKEKIGLTPKMYSRIERFNQCLRFIQTRPEMSWCDIAQEFGYFDQNHFIREFKRFYGYTPSLMQSSEWNMSKLITL, encoded by the coding sequence ATGTCCGTCCGGTTTTACAAACCACATCCAGCAATGCGGCCCTATGTCCAGAACCTGGGGTATATCAATCTGGCGCCCGGTCTGGATGGTGATGCCAATTTTGATTTCTTTCCGCATGGCTTTTCGGGACTTATCCTAAACCTTGCACCCGACAGGATGATTTACGATGCTGTACAGGACTGTGAACTGAAAACCTTTTTCCGCTTCAGCGGGCAGTTTGATTCACACAGGACTTACCGTTGTCGTACGGCTCATTTTGTTTTTATCAACTTTACACCTTACGGGGCTTATTTTCTACTGGGTTTGCCTCAGGATGAGTTCAGGAATTCGAAAATAGAGATGGAAGACATCTTTCCCAAACTTAAAGCGTTTTGTACGCTGCTGGAAGACCTGGGGAGCAATGCAGATGTCATTTTAAGAGTTTTACAATCATGGTTGCTACAGAAAGCACGTTCTGTGACCAGCACTTCCTGTGGGACAATGGAATATGCAATTTCAAGAATCAGGCAGGGCAGTGGTACGGCGAGTGTCCGGAATCTCTGTTCGGATGTGGCTATGTCTATTACCAGCCTCGAAGACCATTTTAAGGAGAAAATAGGTCTTACCCCAAAGATGTACAGCCGCATTGAAAGGTTTAATCAATGTCTGCGGTTTATTCAAACCCGTCCGGAAATGTCATGGTGCGATATTGCGCAGGAGTTTGGCTATTTTGACCAAAACCATTTCATTCGTGAGTTTAAGAGATTTTATGGTTATACACCGTCTCTTATGCAGTCCAGTGAATGGAACATGTCCAAGCTGATCACTTTATAA
- a CDS encoding DUF4256 domain-containing protein, with translation MLPDNLLTILQTRFQENPERHKNLEWSEIQKKLEAKPEKLEILQKMEDTGGEPDVVGFDEKSGEYLFMDCATESPKGRRSFCYDKVALDKRKENKPKNNAMDAAAEIGIEMLDEDQYRYLQSLGTFDAKTSSWLVTPENIRKLGGAIFGDYRYGTVFIYHNGADSYYAARGFRGLLRL, from the coding sequence ATGTTACCTGACAATCTTTTAACTATCCTCCAAACCCGCTTCCAGGAAAATCCTGAGCGTCATAAAAATTTGGAATGGTCCGAAATTCAGAAAAAACTGGAAGCCAAGCCGGAGAAGCTTGAAATCCTCCAGAAAATGGAAGACACCGGCGGTGAGCCTGATGTAGTTGGTTTTGATGAAAAATCAGGAGAGTATCTGTTTATGGATTGCGCGACCGAAAGCCCAAAAGGCAGACGGAGCTTCTGCTATGATAAAGTGGCGCTCGACAAAAGGAAGGAAAACAAACCCAAAAACAACGCAATGGATGCCGCAGCTGAAATAGGCATTGAAATGCTGGATGAAGATCAGTATCGCTATCTGCAGTCCCTTGGCACGTTTGACGCAAAGACCTCAAGCTGGCTGGTAACACCAGAAAATATACGTAAGCTAGGTGGTGCTATTTTTGGAGATTACCGCTATGGAACGGTATTTATCTATCACAACGGCGCTGACTCCTATTATGCGGCACGCGGTTTCAGAGGTTTACTCAGGTTGTAA
- a CDS encoding aminoacyl-histidine dipeptidase: MDITQIEPQSVWKNFAALNAVPRPSKKEERVIEFMKNFGEKLGLETMVDEVGNVIIKKPATAGMEDRKTVVLQSHLDMVHQKNSDVNFDFNSQGIEMEVDGDWLKAKGTTLGADNGLGVAAIMSVLESTDIAHPAIEALFTIDEETGMTGAMGLKPGTLQGEILLNLDTEEDDEIDIGCAGGIDVTASQTYALESANGQIVKIEIKGLQGGHSGMDIHKGFGNANVILGRLLYTGIANENIQLISIDGGGLRNAIPREAMAILSVRNSVEFIEQATELKEAILEEFTSVEKDLHINIETFSSTEKAISEADSRKIILALKSAHNGVYRMSPDVADLVETSNNVARVELKNGELKILNLSRSSVESSKYAVAEQLKSVFELAGMEVEFSGSYPGWKPKPGSDIVKLMENIYERDFGSKPHVIACHAGLECGIIGANYPKMEMVSFGPTIRGAHSPDERANIPSAQKFWSFLKEILKEIPKK; this comes from the coding sequence ATGGACATTACTCAAATAGAACCGCAATCCGTCTGGAAAAACTTTGCCGCACTCAACGCTGTGCCCAGACCTTCCAAAAAGGAGGAGCGTGTTATCGAATTCATGAAGAACTTCGGCGAAAAGCTGGGGCTTGAAACTATGGTGGACGAAGTAGGCAATGTGATCATTAAAAAGCCCGCGACTGCCGGAATGGAAGACCGCAAGACAGTCGTTTTACAGTCCCACCTGGATATGGTACATCAGAAGAACTCCGATGTTAACTTTGATTTTAACAGTCAGGGTATTGAAATGGAGGTAGACGGTGACTGGCTGAAGGCCAAAGGAACTACCCTTGGTGCAGACAACGGCCTGGGGGTTGCCGCCATAATGTCCGTACTGGAAAGTACAGATATCGCACACCCGGCAATTGAAGCCCTTTTCACAATTGATGAGGAAACCGGAATGACCGGAGCCATGGGTCTGAAGCCCGGCACACTGCAGGGTGAAATCCTGCTGAACCTGGACACCGAGGAAGATGATGAAATAGACATAGGCTGCGCCGGCGGAATAGACGTAACTGCATCACAAACCTACGCACTTGAAAGCGCAAATGGTCAGATTGTTAAGATTGAAATCAAAGGACTTCAGGGCGGTCATTCCGGTATGGACATCCATAAAGGATTCGGTAACGCGAATGTGATTCTGGGCAGACTTTTGTACACAGGTATTGCCAACGAGAACATCCAGCTTATCAGTATAGACGGCGGCGGGCTCCGTAATGCGATCCCGCGTGAGGCGATGGCCATACTATCCGTACGTAACTCTGTAGAGTTCATAGAGCAGGCTACAGAACTTAAAGAAGCCATTCTGGAAGAGTTTACCAGCGTAGAAAAAGACCTTCATATCAATATCGAAACATTTTCCAGCACCGAAAAAGCAATTTCTGAAGCTGATTCACGGAAGATTATTCTGGCACTTAAATCGGCTCACAATGGTGTATACCGCATGAGTCCGGACGTTGCGGATTTAGTAGAAACTTCCAACAACGTGGCACGGGTGGAACTGAAAAATGGCGAACTTAAAATTTTAAACCTGTCCCGCTCTTCTGTAGAATCCTCAAAATATGCCGTGGCCGAGCAGTTGAAATCTGTCTTTGAACTTGCGGGAATGGAAGTTGAGTTCAGTGGCTCTTACCCGGGCTGGAAACCAAAACCGGGTTCCGACATTGTAAAACTGATGGAAAACATTTATGAAAGAGATTTCGGCAGCAAGCCACATGTTATAGCCTGTCACGCAGGTTTGGAATGTGGAATCATCGGCGCTAATTACCCTAAGATGGAAATGGTAAGTTTTGGACCCACCATCCGCGGGGCACACTCGCCGGACGAAAGAGCCAACATTCCTTCGGCTCAGAAATTCTGGAGCTTTCTGAAAGAAATACTGAAGGAGATCCCGAAGAAATAA
- a CDS encoding MFS transporter — MKITDTSMTYKGTDRLLYGIILGVLAFWLFAQTTLNINVEMAADLGIQQSAMNIAVSITSLFSGIFIVVFGGLADRIGRVKMVLIGFVFSIVGALLVAITPAGSLANPVLLTGRIFQGLSGACIMPASLALVKAYWDGPARQRAISLWSIGSWGGAGFCALFGGLVASNLGWRYIFWATVVVSVIGFFMVKGTPESKGEVKTDYKFDLAGVFTFMIAIIAIQLLLLKGSDFGWTSLTSLGILAVFLIFGYIFYRIENSNVNAFVDFKLFRNLTYTGATISNFLLNATSGILIVSLSLVQLGAGLTSQQAGLLTLGYALTIVLFIRVGEKLLQRFGARKPMVWGSAIVGLAILLLMATNLDVGAYKILAVAAFSLFGLGLAFYATPSTDAALSNLPDNQSGAGSGIYKMASSLGAAIGVAVSSGIFTAMSGDGDNAEWLNGLFTFTGRQDNLAVRQAAMVALALNLLMVIAAILSIVLTVPKQKTESK; from the coding sequence ATGAAAATAACTGATACCTCAATGACTTATAAGGGCACGGACCGTCTTCTTTACGGAATAATCCTGGGGGTGCTGGCCTTTTGGCTTTTCGCACAAACTACCCTTAATATTAATGTGGAGATGGCGGCCGACTTAGGGATACAACAGAGTGCAATGAATATTGCCGTATCTATAACTTCTCTGTTCTCGGGTATTTTCATTGTTGTTTTCGGTGGTCTTGCGGATCGCATCGGACGGGTGAAAATGGTTCTGATAGGCTTTGTTTTCAGCATTGTGGGAGCGCTTCTGGTGGCCATCACTCCAGCCGGCTCGCTGGCGAATCCAGTTTTACTGACGGGTCGGATTTTTCAGGGGCTTTCAGGTGCCTGTATCATGCCCGCCAGTCTGGCCCTGGTGAAAGCTTATTGGGACGGTCCGGCCCGTCAAAGGGCAATCAGCCTTTGGTCCATTGGCTCCTGGGGTGGCGCAGGCTTTTGCGCGCTTTTTGGAGGGCTGGTTGCTTCCAATTTGGGATGGCGGTATATCTTCTGGGCAACGGTAGTGGTTTCAGTTATTGGTTTCTTTATGGTGAAGGGAACGCCGGAAAGCAAAGGTGAGGTAAAGACAGACTATAAATTTGATCTCGCAGGTGTCTTTACTTTTATGATAGCCATTATTGCTATTCAGCTGCTGCTGCTTAAGGGGAGTGATTTTGGTTGGACCAGCCTTACATCCCTTGGGATTTTAGCTGTATTTCTGATTTTTGGTTATATTTTTTACAGGATTGAAAATTCAAACGTAAATGCTTTTGTCGATTTCAAACTGTTCCGTAACCTTACCTATACGGGTGCCACAATTTCTAACTTTCTGCTCAATGCAACATCTGGCATTCTGATTGTTTCCCTTTCTCTGGTACAGTTAGGTGCGGGACTTACTTCCCAGCAGGCAGGGCTCCTGACCCTGGGTTATGCGCTCACGATAGTTTTATTTATCCGCGTGGGCGAGAAGCTACTGCAGCGTTTTGGGGCGCGAAAACCCATGGTTTGGGGCTCCGCTATTGTTGGTCTGGCCATTTTACTTCTTATGGCTACCAATCTGGATGTTGGAGCTTATAAAATACTTGCCGTTGCAGCCTTTTCACTTTTCGGACTTGGACTTGCCTTTTATGCTACACCGTCCACAGATGCGGCATTATCCAACCTTCCTGATAACCAGTCAGGTGCCGGCTCAGGAATTTACAAAATGGCATCCTCCCTGGGAGCAGCCATTGGAGTAGCCGTCTCTTCGGGCATTTTTACCGCGATGAGCGGTGACGGTGATAATGCAGAATGGCTGAACGGCCTTTTCACCTTTACGGGCCGCCAGGATAACCTTGCCGTAAGACAGGCAGCAATGGTGGCGCTTGCACTAAACCTGCTTATGGTTATTGCTGCAATACTGTCTATTGTCCTTACCGTTCCTAAACAAAAAACCGAATCAAAATGA
- a CDS encoding M20 aminoacylase family protein, with amino-acid sequence MNTLEQQLSANLTQMKDWMDTMHMQPELSMAEENTSRYILDVLKTFDGFEISENVGKYGIVASLKVGDSSKSIGLRADFDALPIEEHNSLPYKSQVPGRAHLCGHDGHTTMLLAAGKYLSETKNFNGTVRLIFQPGEETMEGGPAMIADGLFEKYPVDAVFGMHNMPGLETGTFHFAEGEFMAAVDNWEIILEGKGGHGSMPEKAIDPVVAGSALVMALQTIVSRNVNPWNQAVVTIGAFNSGTVGNVIPQTASLKICIRTMTAEDRILVLDKVRSITKTQAESFGVTAQIKEGVPGAVLVNSEQETAFARDVARKYFGEDRVVYPAKPYMGSEDFAFMLQKQKGNYCMVGNGDTLMVHHPQYVFNQEILPTGAAYWVHLVEEYLK; translated from the coding sequence ATGAATACTTTAGAACAACAGCTGTCCGCCAATCTGACTCAGATGAAAGATTGGATGGACACCATGCATATGCAGCCGGAACTTTCTATGGCCGAGGAAAATACCTCCAGATACATTCTGGATGTCCTGAAAACATTTGACGGCTTTGAGATTTCCGAAAATGTAGGTAAATATGGTATCGTGGCGTCACTGAAGGTAGGCGACAGCAGTAAATCCATTGGTCTTCGCGCGGATTTTGACGCGCTGCCTATTGAAGAGCACAATAGTCTGCCCTATAAAAGCCAGGTGCCTGGGCGGGCACATCTTTGCGGACATGACGGTCATACCACAATGTTGCTGGCCGCCGGAAAGTACCTCTCAGAGACCAAAAATTTCAACGGGACCGTACGCCTGATCTTTCAGCCGGGCGAAGAAACAATGGAAGGTGGACCGGCAATGATCGCCGACGGTCTTTTTGAAAAATATCCGGTTGATGCAGTTTTTGGAATGCACAATATGCCGGGTTTGGAAACAGGTACTTTTCATTTTGCCGAAGGTGAATTTATGGCTGCAGTAGACAACTGGGAAATCATACTGGAAGGGAAGGGTGGTCATGGCTCCATGCCGGAAAAAGCCATTGATCCCGTCGTAGCAGGTTCAGCACTGGTAATGGCTCTCCAAACAATTGTTTCCCGGAATGTAAATCCCTGGAATCAGGCTGTAGTGACAATCGGAGCTTTCAATTCCGGAACAGTGGGCAATGTGATCCCGCAAACAGCTTCACTTAAGATATGCATCCGGACTATGACGGCTGAAGACAGAATCCTTGTTCTGGATAAAGTACGCAGCATCACGAAAACGCAGGCTGAGAGTTTTGGCGTTACTGCGCAAATAAAGGAAGGTGTTCCGGGCGCGGTTCTGGTCAACAGCGAGCAGGAAACTGCCTTTGCACGGGATGTCGCACGCAAATACTTCGGTGAAGACAGAGTGGTGTACCCAGCTAAACCTTATATGGGAAGTGAAGATTTCGCTTTTATGCTGCAAAAGCAAAAAGGTAATTATTGCATGGTAGGTAATGGCGACACCCTAATGGTTCACCATCCACAGTACGTTTTTAATCAGGAAATTCTGCCAACAGGAGCTGCTTACTGGGTGCATCTGGTAGAAGAATATTTGAAATAA
- a CDS encoding LURP-one-related/scramblase family protein codes for MLKNLNYPLDFKFKITTLSSDFNITDRNGNYVAYVRQKMFKLKEDVIVFNDESRTGELFRIKANQWIDFNASYAITDQKTGQRFGNLSRRGMRSLWKSQYDIADGNGQTKYQINEDNGWIKVMDGIVGEIPLVGMLSGYFLNPSYTVKDNGGREYFRLKKMPSLFGRKFQLDRLIDIADEDEALVILSFLMMVLLERERG; via the coding sequence ATGCTCAAAAACCTGAATTACCCTCTTGATTTTAAATTTAAGATCACCACCCTATCCAGCGATTTCAATATAACAGACAGAAACGGAAATTATGTAGCATACGTCCGTCAGAAGATGTTCAAACTGAAGGAAGATGTGATTGTCTTTAATGATGAAAGCAGGACCGGAGAACTTTTCAGGATTAAAGCAAATCAATGGATCGATTTTAATGCATCATATGCTATTACTGATCAAAAAACCGGTCAACGCTTCGGAAACCTTTCCCGCAGAGGAATGCGTTCCCTATGGAAATCACAATACGATATAGCTGACGGAAACGGCCAGACAAAATACCAGATCAATGAAGACAATGGCTGGATAAAAGTAATGGACGGCATTGTGGGTGAAATTCCACTTGTCGGAATGCTTTCCGGTTATTTTCTGAACCCTTCTTATACTGTAAAGGACAATGGCGGCAGAGAGTACTTCCGCCTCAAGAAAATGCCCTCACTTTTCGGGCGTAAATTCCAGCTGGACCGCCTGATTGACATTGCCGATGAGGACGAAGCTTTGGTTATACTAAGTTTCCTGATGATGGTACTTCTGGAAAGAGAGCGCGGTTAA
- the recR gene encoding recombination mediator RecR, with product MEYPSKVLAKAVEEISGLPGIGKKSALRLALHLLRQPESQAMVLGESLQKLVTDIKYCRDCHNFSDAEICEICSNPKRNDEVLCIVEDVRDVMAIENTGKYRGRYLVLGGKISPMEGIGPNQLNIPAIERKLETGSVKELIFALSATMEGDTTTYYIYKKFKHLKVNFSTIARGISVGDELEYADEISLGRSIQNRVPYDEKD from the coding sequence ATGGAGTACCCAAGTAAAGTATTGGCAAAGGCCGTAGAGGAGATTTCCGGGCTTCCCGGTATCGGTAAGAAGTCAGCCCTCAGGCTTGCACTTCATCTGCTCAGGCAGCCGGAAAGCCAGGCTATGGTACTTGGTGAGTCCCTGCAAAAGTTGGTTACCGACATTAAGTACTGCCGCGACTGCCATAATTTTTCGGATGCGGAAATATGTGAAATCTGCTCCAATCCTAAGAGAAACGACGAGGTGCTCTGCATTGTGGAAGATGTACGCGATGTAATGGCGATAGAAAACACAGGGAAGTACCGTGGAAGATATCTCGTTCTCGGCGGTAAGATTTCGCCTATGGAAGGGATCGGTCCTAACCAGCTGAACATTCCGGCTATTGAGCGCAAACTGGAGACCGGATCTGTAAAAGAACTTATCTTCGCTTTGAGCGCGACAATGGAGGGAGATACCACCACTTATTATATCTACAAAAAGTTCAAACATCTCAAAGTTAATTTCTCTACCATAGCCCGCGGAATATCTGTCGGCGATGAATTGGAGTATGCGGATGAGATTTCGCTTGGGCGGTCCATACAGAACCGTGTTCCTTATGACGAAAAGGATTAG